The Vespula vulgaris chromosome 4, iyVesVulg1.1, whole genome shotgun sequence genome has a segment encoding these proteins:
- the LOC127063268 gene encoding serine/threonine-protein phosphatase 4 regulatory subunit 4-like isoform X3, translating into MRKERCIFLSYGLDEEDDILNESTSDSKGEEIQKLSVIQNLPNLLATDAQSCMSRVVPKMQQTLPTASTEFHIAASSTFKTILERKLISHTIFSQTFLQSILNSLESRDPVICHAWLETLLDVIELMPIEVIKTQILPMAISKGQLSQPIYCRMMCSRILGKICTRFSSDMIYKEVLPTVQSLCQDVNSEVRASICLQLRFVAEGLGTESLKSALLPSLVELARDEESNVRYSSVQTIVYLLPHFQDDTIKTIISPLIKKLCESASKLEDNVICIIAQEFGKLVLGLEKYLSAVEKSWFLKYFQQLAQMGIPTMRKQIKPDLPLLDNNSVDYERCLECRRCCAFNLPAMFIFTSASAEDVDSLLSTLSALTNDSYYIIRKTVAGGIHEVAKILGMKSGKIKADFVKLLKDDPEEVLQKLVPNISSTLESLVQSQIIGTDKVDSTLMEIGRALLKCEAEIAATNNWRLASTMHAQLEILPKCFPSDFIFSYFVPMSSSRILLARPLPVRLAAGKLLLVFLRYNTKLIQRAELRNKINVELANNPDCYVRMMFVRMMVEALTMYSSTYFKEHFFTMLLNLIEDSVANIRLKVVSLLPILKSQLWIPTDKKLLTALETRVRHLMNTEKDKDVIATLTSVIQKLEQTDVKYERQSTSSKITKQDLEDARKLEEEKKLLSLSSGKTAVSTGATSKKIISPPVRGRVVEGTTKTLAQSRPKVEQSPQSAKAHNITKSPPVKHITTPRHTPETLKSSSVHEIPVTLSDNEFLVDAGIRIPKLSSPKNTPKCPVENLKVAITRMKRDSDGEQSWRSTASYKGVESKRHSSIEYEDHTKPIANTTDQLKTIRSMDYEEGLRHRNMLKENSNEQLIVNSESRTERYSVFRRKLRFGFDANQGRSIDDKAKRNSLILYKDKTKITQPKCGIETLKRHSMNSGLKHPDYSKDSKQKFKRHSLDMTDYFGRNLRRYSTLDVNHNQGVSKIPLRGIVVSGSKTAPTTRASSPVSLGSVIRFNSEEIEDVPSSTTERHLTRSLSNEQLNKIRRILVFSRNTPVNTTVSPRTRDSKLPVRLLKKKI; encoded by the exons ATGAGAAAGGAACGCtgcattttcctttcttatggACTGGACGAAGAAGATGATATTCTAAATGAGAGCACATCCGATTC gaaaggagaagaaatcCAAAAGCTTAGCGTTATACAAAATTTACCAAATCTTTTAGCTACGGACGCGCAATCATGTATGTCAAGAGTAGTTCCCAAAATGCAACAAACTCTCCCTACTGCTTCTACAGAATTTCATATTGCTGCTTCGTCGACATTCAAAACTATATTAGAACGAAAGCTTATCAGCCATACTATCTTTAGTCAAACATTCCTACAAAGTATATTGAACTCGCTTGAAAGTCGTGATCCAG TGATCTGTCATGCATGGCTGGAGACATTATTGGATGTGATAGAGTTAATGCCAATAGAAGTCATAAAAACAcag ATTCTTCCAATGGCTATAAGTAAAGGACAACTGTCACAACCAATTTATTGTAGGATGATGTGCAGCAGAATATTAGGAAAAATTTGTACAAGATTTAGTTCCGATAT GATATATAAAGAAGTCCTACCAACAGTACAGTCCCTTTGTCAAGATGTGAATAGTGAAGTACGAGCTAGTATTTGTTTGCAACTACGTTTTGTTGCTGAGGGTCTTGGTACTGAATCTTTAAAATCTGCTCTGCTACCATCTCTTGTAGAATTAGCAAGGGATGAGGAAAGCAACGTACGGTACTCATCTGTGCAGACAATAGTATACTtgctacctcattttcaagaTG ATACAATAAAAACCATCATATCTCCACTTATCAAAAAATTGTGTGAAAGTGCTAGTAAATTAGAAGATAATGTGATATGTATAATTGCTCAAGAATTTGGAAAGCTTGTTCTTGGTTTAGAAA agTACCTATCAGCTGTAGAAAAATCATGGTTCTTGAAGTATTTTCAACAACTTGCACAGATGGGTATTCCGACTATGAGGAAACAAATTAAACCAGACCTTCCTTTA cTTGATAATAATTCTGTTGATTATGAAAGATGTTTGGAATGTCGACGATGTTGCGCATTTAATCTACCTGCTATGTTCATCTTTACATCAGCTTCTGCAGAAGACGTGGATTCTTTACTCTCCACTCTTAGTGCTTTAACCAAtgattcttattatataattagaaaaacagTTGCAGGTGGAATCCACGAA gtTGCAAAAATATTAGGAATGAAAAGTGGCAAAATCAAAGCTGATTTCGTAAAATTGCTAAAAGACGATCCTGAGGaagtattacaaaaattagTTCCAAACATATCATCAACACTTGAATCTTTAGTTCAAAGTCAAATTATTGGAACAGATAAAgtg GATTCTACCTTAATGGAAATAGGCAGGGCTTTGTTGAAATGCGAAGCAGAAATTGCAGCTACAAATAATTGGAGACTGGCTTCTACTATGCATGCACAACTTGAAATATTACCCAAATGTTTTCCCAGtgactttatattttcttattttgtacCAATGAGTTCATCTAGAATCTTGCTTGCA AGGCCATTACCAGTACGTCTTGCCGCTGGAAAATTGCTTCTTGTCTTTCTACGGTACAATACTAAGCTTATCCAAAGAGCAGaacttcgaaataaaatcaatgttGAACTAGCTAATAATCCCGATTGTTATGTGAGAATGATGTTCGTCCGTATGATGGTAGAAGCATTGACCATGTATTCTTCTACTTATTTTAAAGAACACTTTTTTACTATGTTATTAAATCTTATTGAGGATTCTGTAGCTAATATCAGATTAAAAGTAGTGTCTTTATTACCCATTTTAAAGAGTCAACTTTGGATACCtacagataaaaaattattgacagCATTAGAAACAAGAGTCAGACATTTAATGAACACTGAAAAGGATAAAGATGTAATAGCTACGTTAACGAGCGTTATTCAGAAGTTAGAACAAACGGATGTTAAATATGAGAGGCAGAGT ACTTCAAGTAAAATAACTAAGCAAGATTTAGAAGATGCTAGAAAattagaggaagaaaaaaagctatTAAGTTTGAGCTCTGGAAAGACAGCTGTTTCTACTGGAGCAacttcgaaaaaaattatcagtCCTC cTGTACGAGGACGAGTAGTAGAAGGAACAACAAAGACATT AGCACAATCTCGACCGAAAGTAGAACAGTCTCCGCAATCGGCTAAAGCACATAATATAACTAAGTCGCCACCTGTGAAAC aTATTACAACTCCACGGCATACACCAGAAACTTTAAAAAGCAG TTCTGTGCATGAGATACCTGTAACGCTGTCAGACAACGAGTTCCTAGTGGATGCAGGTATTAGAATACCAAAACTTTCTTCACCCAAAAATACACCAAAGTGTCCAGTGGAAAACTTAAAAGTAGCCATTacaagaatgaaaagagactCTGATGGGGAGCAATCTTGGAGAAGCACTGCAAGTTATAAAGGAGTAGAATCTAAAAGACATTCTTCCATCGAATACGAGGACCATACCAAACCAATCGCAAATACGACTGATCAATTGAAAACTATACGTTCTATGGATTATGAAGAAGGTTTAAGACATCGGAAtatgttaaaggaaaattcgaATGAGCAATTAATCGTTAACTCAGAATCGAGAACTGAAAGGTATTCAGTATTTCGTCGTAAATTAAGATTTGGATTTGATGCGAATCAAGGAAGATCTATAGATGACAAAGCGAAGAGaaattcgttaatattatacaaagataaaacaaaaattacccAACCCAAATGTGGAATAGAAACTCTTAAACGACATTCTATGAATTCTGGTTTGAAACACCCAGACTATTCTAAGGATTCTAAACAAAAGTTTAAACGACATAGTTTAGATATGACAGATTATTTTGGTCGAAATTTAAGACGATATTCAACTTTGGATGTAAATCATAATCAAGGAGTTAGTAAAATTCCCCTAAGAGGTATTGTAGTATCAGGTAGTAAAACGGCACCAACTACTAGAGCTTCCAGTCCTGTTTCTTTAGGATCTGTAATCAGATTTAATAGTGAAGAGATTGAAGATGTCCCAAGTTCTACTACCGAAAGGCATTTAACAAGAAGTTTGAGTAATGAACAACTCAATAAAATACGTCGTATACTTGTATTTTCACGTAATACACCAGTTAATACAACCGTAAGTCCAAGAACTAGAGATAGTAAATTACCTGTACGTTtactgaagaaaaaaatttga
- the LOC127063268 gene encoding serine/threonine-protein phosphatase 4 regulatory subunit 4-like isoform X2 codes for MRKERCIFLSYGLDEEDDILNESTSDSKGEEIQKLSVIQNLPNLLATDAQSCMSRVVPKMQQTLPTASTEFHIAASSTFKTILERKLISHTIFSQTFLQSILNSLESRDPVICHAWLETLLDVIELMPIEVIKTQILPMAISKGQLSQPIYCRMMCSRILGKICTRFSSDMIYKEVLPTVQSLCQDVNSEVRASICLQLRFVAEGLGTESLKSALLPSLVELARDEESNVRYSSVQTIVYLLPHFQDDTIKTIISPLIKKLCESASKLEDNVICIIAQEFGKLVLGLEKYLSAVEKSWFLKYFQQLAQMGIPTMRKQIKPDLPLLDNNSVDYERCLECRRCCAFNLPAMFIFTSASAEDVDSLLSTLSALTNDSYYIIRKTVAGGIHEVAKILGMKSGKIKADFVKLLKDDPEEVLQKLVPNISSTLESLVQSQIIGTDKVDSTLMEIGRALLKCEAEIAATNNWRLASTMHAQLEILPKCFPSDFIFSYFVPMSSSRILLARPLPVRLAAGKLLLVFLRYNTKLIQRAELRNKINVELANNPDCYVRMMFVRMMVEALTMYSSTYFKEHFFTMLLNLIEDSVANIRLKVVSLLPILKSQLWIPTDKKLLTALETRVRHLMNTEKDKDVIATLTSVIQKLEQTDVKYERQSTSSKITKQDLEDARKLEEEKKLLSLSSGKTAVSTGATSKKIISPPVRGRVVEGTTKTLAQSRPKVEQSPQSAKAHNITKSPPVKHITTPRHTPETLKSSISSNNLTRDWSNKMHLIQYLERMGQSSSTINVSSLFRWPHLCDLEHKGFTSHYCTCYNIDPQHLYPRSELKQDILKSILTTDPCSQKASTNIVVSDKTPVIANFPMNYNNSCWASSSVHEIPVTLSDNEFLVDAGIRIPKLSSPKNTPKCPVENLKVAITRMKRDSDGEQSWRSTASYKGVESKRHSSIEYEDHTKPIANTTDQLKTIRSMDYEEGLRHRNMLKENSNEQLIVNSESRTERYSVFRRKLRFGFDANQGRSIDDKAKRNSLILYKDKTKITQPKCGIETLKRHSMNSGLKHPDYSKDSKQKFKRHSLDMTDYFGRNLRRYSTLDVNHNQGVSKIPLRGIVVSGSKTAPTTRASSPVSLGSVIRFNSEEIEDVPSSTTERHLTRSLSNEQLNKIRRILVFSRNTPVNTTELQCGGC; via the exons ATGAGAAAGGAACGCtgcattttcctttcttatggACTGGACGAAGAAGATGATATTCTAAATGAGAGCACATCCGATTC gaaaggagaagaaatcCAAAAGCTTAGCGTTATACAAAATTTACCAAATCTTTTAGCTACGGACGCGCAATCATGTATGTCAAGAGTAGTTCCCAAAATGCAACAAACTCTCCCTACTGCTTCTACAGAATTTCATATTGCTGCTTCGTCGACATTCAAAACTATATTAGAACGAAAGCTTATCAGCCATACTATCTTTAGTCAAACATTCCTACAAAGTATATTGAACTCGCTTGAAAGTCGTGATCCAG TGATCTGTCATGCATGGCTGGAGACATTATTGGATGTGATAGAGTTAATGCCAATAGAAGTCATAAAAACAcag ATTCTTCCAATGGCTATAAGTAAAGGACAACTGTCACAACCAATTTATTGTAGGATGATGTGCAGCAGAATATTAGGAAAAATTTGTACAAGATTTAGTTCCGATAT GATATATAAAGAAGTCCTACCAACAGTACAGTCCCTTTGTCAAGATGTGAATAGTGAAGTACGAGCTAGTATTTGTTTGCAACTACGTTTTGTTGCTGAGGGTCTTGGTACTGAATCTTTAAAATCTGCTCTGCTACCATCTCTTGTAGAATTAGCAAGGGATGAGGAAAGCAACGTACGGTACTCATCTGTGCAGACAATAGTATACTtgctacctcattttcaagaTG ATACAATAAAAACCATCATATCTCCACTTATCAAAAAATTGTGTGAAAGTGCTAGTAAATTAGAAGATAATGTGATATGTATAATTGCTCAAGAATTTGGAAAGCTTGTTCTTGGTTTAGAAA agTACCTATCAGCTGTAGAAAAATCATGGTTCTTGAAGTATTTTCAACAACTTGCACAGATGGGTATTCCGACTATGAGGAAACAAATTAAACCAGACCTTCCTTTA cTTGATAATAATTCTGTTGATTATGAAAGATGTTTGGAATGTCGACGATGTTGCGCATTTAATCTACCTGCTATGTTCATCTTTACATCAGCTTCTGCAGAAGACGTGGATTCTTTACTCTCCACTCTTAGTGCTTTAACCAAtgattcttattatataattagaaaaacagTTGCAGGTGGAATCCACGAA gtTGCAAAAATATTAGGAATGAAAAGTGGCAAAATCAAAGCTGATTTCGTAAAATTGCTAAAAGACGATCCTGAGGaagtattacaaaaattagTTCCAAACATATCATCAACACTTGAATCTTTAGTTCAAAGTCAAATTATTGGAACAGATAAAgtg GATTCTACCTTAATGGAAATAGGCAGGGCTTTGTTGAAATGCGAAGCAGAAATTGCAGCTACAAATAATTGGAGACTGGCTTCTACTATGCATGCACAACTTGAAATATTACCCAAATGTTTTCCCAGtgactttatattttcttattttgtacCAATGAGTTCATCTAGAATCTTGCTTGCA AGGCCATTACCAGTACGTCTTGCCGCTGGAAAATTGCTTCTTGTCTTTCTACGGTACAATACTAAGCTTATCCAAAGAGCAGaacttcgaaataaaatcaatgttGAACTAGCTAATAATCCCGATTGTTATGTGAGAATGATGTTCGTCCGTATGATGGTAGAAGCATTGACCATGTATTCTTCTACTTATTTTAAAGAACACTTTTTTACTATGTTATTAAATCTTATTGAGGATTCTGTAGCTAATATCAGATTAAAAGTAGTGTCTTTATTACCCATTTTAAAGAGTCAACTTTGGATACCtacagataaaaaattattgacagCATTAGAAACAAGAGTCAGACATTTAATGAACACTGAAAAGGATAAAGATGTAATAGCTACGTTAACGAGCGTTATTCAGAAGTTAGAACAAACGGATGTTAAATATGAGAGGCAGAGT ACTTCAAGTAAAATAACTAAGCAAGATTTAGAAGATGCTAGAAAattagaggaagaaaaaaagctatTAAGTTTGAGCTCTGGAAAGACAGCTGTTTCTACTGGAGCAacttcgaaaaaaattatcagtCCTC cTGTACGAGGACGAGTAGTAGAAGGAACAACAAAGACATT AGCACAATCTCGACCGAAAGTAGAACAGTCTCCGCAATCGGCTAAAGCACATAATATAACTAAGTCGCCACCTGTGAAAC aTATTACAACTCCACGGCATACACCAGAAACTTTAAAAAGCAG TATTTCTAGCAACAACTTAACAAGAGATTGGTCTAACAAAATGCACCTGATACAGTATCTGGAAAGAATGGGTCAATCCTCTTCAACCATTAATGTATCCTCTTTATTTAGATGGCCACATTTGTGTGATCTTGAACATAAGGGATTCACATCTCATTATTGTACATGTTACAATATAGATCCGCAACACTTATATCCTAGAAGTGAACTAAAGCAAGATATTCTAAAAAGTATCCTAACAACAGATCCTTGCTCACAAAAAGCTTCTACTAACATTGTTGTCAGTGATAAAACCCCAGTCATTGCAAACTTTCCTATGAATTATAACAACTCTTGTTGGGCTTCTAGTTCTGTGCATGAGATACCTGTAACGCTGTCAGACAACGAGTTCCTAGTGGATGCAGGTATTAGAATACCAAAACTTTCTTCACCCAAAAATACACCAAAGTGTCCAGTGGAAAACTTAAAAGTAGCCATTacaagaatgaaaagagactCTGATGGGGAGCAATCTTGGAGAAGCACTGCAAGTTATAAAGGAGTAGAATCTAAAAGACATTCTTCCATCGAATACGAGGACCATACCAAACCAATCGCAAATACGACTGATCAATTGAAAACTATACGTTCTATGGATTATGAAGAAGGTTTAAGACATCGGAAtatgttaaaggaaaattcgaATGAGCAATTAATCGTTAACTCAGAATCGAGAACTGAAAGGTATTCAGTATTTCGTCGTAAATTAAGATTTGGATTTGATGCGAATCAAGGAAGATCTATAGATGACAAAGCGAAGAGaaattcgttaatattatacaaagataaaacaaaaattacccAACCCAAATGTGGAATAGAAACTCTTAAACGACATTCTATGAATTCTGGTTTGAAACACCCAGACTATTCTAAGGATTCTAAACAAAAGTTTAAACGACATAGTTTAGATATGACAGATTATTTTGGTCGAAATTTAAGACGATATTCAACTTTGGATGTAAATCATAATCAAGGAGTTAGTAAAATTCCCCTAAGAGGTATTGTAGTATCAGGTAGTAAAACGGCACCAACTACTAGAGCTTCCAGTCCTGTTTCTTTAGGATCTGTAATCAGATTTAATAGTGAAGAGATTGAAGATGTCCCAAGTTCTACTACCGAAAGGCATTTAACAAGAAGTTTGAGTAATGAACAACTCAATAAAATACGTCGTATACTTGTATTTTCACGTAATACACCAGTTAATACAACC GAGCTACAATGTGGTGGATGTTGA
- the LOC127063268 gene encoding serine/threonine-protein phosphatase 4 regulatory subunit 4-like isoform X1 has translation MRKERCIFLSYGLDEEDDILNESTSDSKGEEIQKLSVIQNLPNLLATDAQSCMSRVVPKMQQTLPTASTEFHIAASSTFKTILERKLISHTIFSQTFLQSILNSLESRDPVICHAWLETLLDVIELMPIEVIKTQILPMAISKGQLSQPIYCRMMCSRILGKICTRFSSDMIYKEVLPTVQSLCQDVNSEVRASICLQLRFVAEGLGTESLKSALLPSLVELARDEESNVRYSSVQTIVYLLPHFQDDTIKTIISPLIKKLCESASKLEDNVICIIAQEFGKLVLGLEKYLSAVEKSWFLKYFQQLAQMGIPTMRKQIKPDLPLLDNNSVDYERCLECRRCCAFNLPAMFIFTSASAEDVDSLLSTLSALTNDSYYIIRKTVAGGIHEVAKILGMKSGKIKADFVKLLKDDPEEVLQKLVPNISSTLESLVQSQIIGTDKVDSTLMEIGRALLKCEAEIAATNNWRLASTMHAQLEILPKCFPSDFIFSYFVPMSSSRILLARPLPVRLAAGKLLLVFLRYNTKLIQRAELRNKINVELANNPDCYVRMMFVRMMVEALTMYSSTYFKEHFFTMLLNLIEDSVANIRLKVVSLLPILKSQLWIPTDKKLLTALETRVRHLMNTEKDKDVIATLTSVIQKLEQTDVKYERQSTSSKITKQDLEDARKLEEEKKLLSLSSGKTAVSTGATSKKIISPPVRGRVVEGTTKTLAQSRPKVEQSPQSAKAHNITKSPPVKHITTPRHTPETLKSSISSNNLTRDWSNKMHLIQYLERMGQSSSTINVSSLFRWPHLCDLEHKGFTSHYCTCYNIDPQHLYPRSELKQDILKSILTTDPCSQKASTNIVVSDKTPVIANFPMNYNNSCWASSSVHEIPVTLSDNEFLVDAGIRIPKLSSPKNTPKCPVENLKVAITRMKRDSDGEQSWRSTASYKGVESKRHSSIEYEDHTKPIANTTDQLKTIRSMDYEEGLRHRNMLKENSNEQLIVNSESRTERYSVFRRKLRFGFDANQGRSIDDKAKRNSLILYKDKTKITQPKCGIETLKRHSMNSGLKHPDYSKDSKQKFKRHSLDMTDYFGRNLRRYSTLDVNHNQGVSKIPLRGIVVSGSKTAPTTRASSPVSLGSVIRFNSEEIEDVPSSTTERHLTRSLSNEQLNKIRRILVFSRNTPVNTTVSPRTRDSKLPVRLLKKKI, from the exons ATGAGAAAGGAACGCtgcattttcctttcttatggACTGGACGAAGAAGATGATATTCTAAATGAGAGCACATCCGATTC gaaaggagaagaaatcCAAAAGCTTAGCGTTATACAAAATTTACCAAATCTTTTAGCTACGGACGCGCAATCATGTATGTCAAGAGTAGTTCCCAAAATGCAACAAACTCTCCCTACTGCTTCTACAGAATTTCATATTGCTGCTTCGTCGACATTCAAAACTATATTAGAACGAAAGCTTATCAGCCATACTATCTTTAGTCAAACATTCCTACAAAGTATATTGAACTCGCTTGAAAGTCGTGATCCAG TGATCTGTCATGCATGGCTGGAGACATTATTGGATGTGATAGAGTTAATGCCAATAGAAGTCATAAAAACAcag ATTCTTCCAATGGCTATAAGTAAAGGACAACTGTCACAACCAATTTATTGTAGGATGATGTGCAGCAGAATATTAGGAAAAATTTGTACAAGATTTAGTTCCGATAT GATATATAAAGAAGTCCTACCAACAGTACAGTCCCTTTGTCAAGATGTGAATAGTGAAGTACGAGCTAGTATTTGTTTGCAACTACGTTTTGTTGCTGAGGGTCTTGGTACTGAATCTTTAAAATCTGCTCTGCTACCATCTCTTGTAGAATTAGCAAGGGATGAGGAAAGCAACGTACGGTACTCATCTGTGCAGACAATAGTATACTtgctacctcattttcaagaTG ATACAATAAAAACCATCATATCTCCACTTATCAAAAAATTGTGTGAAAGTGCTAGTAAATTAGAAGATAATGTGATATGTATAATTGCTCAAGAATTTGGAAAGCTTGTTCTTGGTTTAGAAA agTACCTATCAGCTGTAGAAAAATCATGGTTCTTGAAGTATTTTCAACAACTTGCACAGATGGGTATTCCGACTATGAGGAAACAAATTAAACCAGACCTTCCTTTA cTTGATAATAATTCTGTTGATTATGAAAGATGTTTGGAATGTCGACGATGTTGCGCATTTAATCTACCTGCTATGTTCATCTTTACATCAGCTTCTGCAGAAGACGTGGATTCTTTACTCTCCACTCTTAGTGCTTTAACCAAtgattcttattatataattagaaaaacagTTGCAGGTGGAATCCACGAA gtTGCAAAAATATTAGGAATGAAAAGTGGCAAAATCAAAGCTGATTTCGTAAAATTGCTAAAAGACGATCCTGAGGaagtattacaaaaattagTTCCAAACATATCATCAACACTTGAATCTTTAGTTCAAAGTCAAATTATTGGAACAGATAAAgtg GATTCTACCTTAATGGAAATAGGCAGGGCTTTGTTGAAATGCGAAGCAGAAATTGCAGCTACAAATAATTGGAGACTGGCTTCTACTATGCATGCACAACTTGAAATATTACCCAAATGTTTTCCCAGtgactttatattttcttattttgtacCAATGAGTTCATCTAGAATCTTGCTTGCA AGGCCATTACCAGTACGTCTTGCCGCTGGAAAATTGCTTCTTGTCTTTCTACGGTACAATACTAAGCTTATCCAAAGAGCAGaacttcgaaataaaatcaatgttGAACTAGCTAATAATCCCGATTGTTATGTGAGAATGATGTTCGTCCGTATGATGGTAGAAGCATTGACCATGTATTCTTCTACTTATTTTAAAGAACACTTTTTTACTATGTTATTAAATCTTATTGAGGATTCTGTAGCTAATATCAGATTAAAAGTAGTGTCTTTATTACCCATTTTAAAGAGTCAACTTTGGATACCtacagataaaaaattattgacagCATTAGAAACAAGAGTCAGACATTTAATGAACACTGAAAAGGATAAAGATGTAATAGCTACGTTAACGAGCGTTATTCAGAAGTTAGAACAAACGGATGTTAAATATGAGAGGCAGAGT ACTTCAAGTAAAATAACTAAGCAAGATTTAGAAGATGCTAGAAAattagaggaagaaaaaaagctatTAAGTTTGAGCTCTGGAAAGACAGCTGTTTCTACTGGAGCAacttcgaaaaaaattatcagtCCTC cTGTACGAGGACGAGTAGTAGAAGGAACAACAAAGACATT AGCACAATCTCGACCGAAAGTAGAACAGTCTCCGCAATCGGCTAAAGCACATAATATAACTAAGTCGCCACCTGTGAAAC aTATTACAACTCCACGGCATACACCAGAAACTTTAAAAAGCAG TATTTCTAGCAACAACTTAACAAGAGATTGGTCTAACAAAATGCACCTGATACAGTATCTGGAAAGAATGGGTCAATCCTCTTCAACCATTAATGTATCCTCTTTATTTAGATGGCCACATTTGTGTGATCTTGAACATAAGGGATTCACATCTCATTATTGTACATGTTACAATATAGATCCGCAACACTTATATCCTAGAAGTGAACTAAAGCAAGATATTCTAAAAAGTATCCTAACAACAGATCCTTGCTCACAAAAAGCTTCTACTAACATTGTTGTCAGTGATAAAACCCCAGTCATTGCAAACTTTCCTATGAATTATAACAACTCTTGTTGGGCTTCTAGTTCTGTGCATGAGATACCTGTAACGCTGTCAGACAACGAGTTCCTAGTGGATGCAGGTATTAGAATACCAAAACTTTCTTCACCCAAAAATACACCAAAGTGTCCAGTGGAAAACTTAAAAGTAGCCATTacaagaatgaaaagagactCTGATGGGGAGCAATCTTGGAGAAGCACTGCAAGTTATAAAGGAGTAGAATCTAAAAGACATTCTTCCATCGAATACGAGGACCATACCAAACCAATCGCAAATACGACTGATCAATTGAAAACTATACGTTCTATGGATTATGAAGAAGGTTTAAGACATCGGAAtatgttaaaggaaaattcgaATGAGCAATTAATCGTTAACTCAGAATCGAGAACTGAAAGGTATTCAGTATTTCGTCGTAAATTAAGATTTGGATTTGATGCGAATCAAGGAAGATCTATAGATGACAAAGCGAAGAGaaattcgttaatattatacaaagataaaacaaaaattacccAACCCAAATGTGGAATAGAAACTCTTAAACGACATTCTATGAATTCTGGTTTGAAACACCCAGACTATTCTAAGGATTCTAAACAAAAGTTTAAACGACATAGTTTAGATATGACAGATTATTTTGGTCGAAATTTAAGACGATATTCAACTTTGGATGTAAATCATAATCAAGGAGTTAGTAAAATTCCCCTAAGAGGTATTGTAGTATCAGGTAGTAAAACGGCACCAACTACTAGAGCTTCCAGTCCTGTTTCTTTAGGATCTGTAATCAGATTTAATAGTGAAGAGATTGAAGATGTCCCAAGTTCTACTACCGAAAGGCATTTAACAAGAAGTTTGAGTAATGAACAACTCAATAAAATACGTCGTATACTTGTATTTTCACGTAATACACCAGTTAATACAACCGTAAGTCCAAGAACTAGAGATAGTAAATTACCTGTACGTTtactgaagaaaaaaatttga